The sequence TCGTTCAGCATACCAAACGGATACTGAATTACGCAGTAGAAAAAGAATGGATTAGCCGTAATCCATTCATGAATTACCGCGCTCGTCGGGAATTTAAAAAAGGTGAGTTTCTGACGGCTGAAGAATTAAGCCTGATCGAAGAAAGCCGGTTAGCTAGTCCGGTCCTGAACCGTATCCGCTCAATCTTCTTATTCCAGTGTTATACTGGACTTGCTTACAAGGATGTGGCGCAACTCCGACAAAGCCACATTCTCACCGATAAGGAAACCGGCTGGCAGTATATCAAAAAAGAACGGGAAAAAAGCGGGGTTACTCAGATAGTACCCCTTACCCCACAAGCACTGGCGATTCTGGAACACTACCGGGAGGATAAGGACTGCAAGCGAACGGGCTTGCTCTTACCCATTCCCTCTAACCAGAAAACCAATGGCTATCTGCAACAAATTGCTGCCTGTCTCAATATCTCCAAGATTGTCCGCACCCACGTAGCCCGACGTACCTTCTCCAATTTGCTCAAGGCAAAGGGCATGGACGTGAAAAACATATCGGTGATGTTAGGCCATACCAACACGGCCATGACTGAACGGCACTATCTGGATATTTCACCCGCTATGGTCATTAAGAACATGCAACGGGTCATTCGGGTAGCGAAATTAAAACAGGCATGAGTAAGCTCTATCCACTCTTGACGCTGGAACGAATGCCCGAAATCTTTGATGCAGAAGAAATAAGAGAGCTAATGGCCTTGCTGATCGTGTCGTTAGTCAGATCGAAAGAGTTTCATCATCTGACTCGCCACCAACAAGCCTACACCATTGATTTCTGCACCAGTGTACAAGCCCTTTTACTACGGGCTTACGATTCTCCCCATTCATAAGAAAAGGCACTTGCGTTGGCGCGCAAGTGCCTTTAGTCAATTTCAGTGCTGGTTAATCGCTACTAACCCGCTTTGGTATACAAGTCTATGAATTTATCCGACCTTTTACAAACCCGCCTAACTGATGCCAGCAATGTTCCTCCTATTGAGACAACGATCACCGTCAAGGACGGGATTTTTGCCATTAAAGGAGATATTTCGTTTGTCTCTGGTATGGCAAAATCGGGCAAGTCAACCATTTGCCGCTACATCATAGCTACGGCCCTGATGGAAACGATACCGGACGATTTCGATTCGTTAAGCATTCGCTCCATCTACTGTGAAGGCCGTCCGGTGGTCTATATTGATACCGAGCAACCCAAAGCCTTTACGATGAAGGCGAAAGACGAAATCAAACGGCTTTTGCGAACCGAAACCCTTCCTGAAAATCTGCACATTTTCAATTGGCGGCATCAGACCTATAAGGAAAACCGGGAAGCAATTCAATTGCTGTTTGATCACTTCACCGATTCGGCTTTATGGGTTGTGGATGGTATCACCGATTTTCTGAGTACGGCCAATGACGAAGAGAAAAGTAATGAATTGATTAACTTTTTCATGCGCTACTCGACCAGCCTAAACACGACTATTGTTCTACTCATCCATGAAATTCAAAATACGGGCAAGTTGCGGGGGCATTTAGGCAGTGAAGCCGAACGAAAGTGCGGGGGGGCTATTTCTATTCGCAAAGACCGGGAAACCAAAACGCATTGGATACAACCCAAATTAATTCGAGGGTCAGGTGATTTTGATAGCCACGCCTTCCAGTACGACGAAGACCAAAAAGGGTTTGTGTCTCTGTCCGATGCCAAGTCCAAAGAATTACGTACCCAACTCGATAAGCAGGAAAGCCGACTAGCCGAACTTCACCGTTTGGCTCAAGCCATTTATGGCGAAGAAATCCGCATTACGCGCACCGAGTTGAAAAAGGGTTTACGGCAACACATATCCCGCAAGCCCGGACAGGGAGACGAAGCCTATGACAAGGTAATTCAGCGAACCATTAAAGACATGCTGGATAACTATAATATCATTACCAACCTGGGCGAACCCAAGGACTCCTTCAAGTATCTGTGCGAAGTAGAGCCAGCCCCCAGCATGTTAAGCCTGTTTCTGAATGGCAAATAGGACAAAAGACAAGACGGACGGGCGAATACATGTATTTCCGTCCGTCTCTTTATAAAGGACGGACAGGACAGCTATATATAGGGGGTTTGTCCTGTCTGTCCAGTCCAAAAAGGAGTTTGTCCGTCCACATCTAGAATTGGACAGAGCCAAGAAGAATAGACCGCTGAAAGAAAAAGCAACTGTGGTTTTGTAGAAAATTTGGCAAATCGGCCAAAAGTAAGGCGAAAACAAAATATTATTTGTCGCCCAAAACTGGACATTCAGGACGGACAGGACAAACCCCTATACATAGTGAAAGTTGTCCGTCCGTGTCCGTCCGGTGATTTGTCCCCATTTCAGACAGGCCCAAAAAAGCGCACCAAATTTCATTCTGTTTCACTTAATCAATTTCCACCGATGTATTTTGATCAAGCCACCGTAAATCAACTAAAAGAAACCCCCATTACCAGTTACCTGCATAGCTTGGGGATTGAACCGGTCCGTTCGTCCGGTCAGGAGCTTATTTACTGCTCCCCCTTGACGGGTGAACGCAGTCCATCATTTTATGTCAACCCGAAAAAGAATCGGTTTAATTGCTTTAGCAGTGGCGAGAAAGGCGACGTGATCCGGCTGGTTAGTTTAGTGGAAAAAATTCCCTTCAAACCCGCCTGTGAACGACTCTGTGGCTTCGACGCTGAACAACCCCCTTCCTTTTCTTTCAGCGGTCTATCTATTGCCCCTACAACCCCAAAAACCGACGAGTCGTCAGCTATGACCTTGCTCGACGAACGAGCCTTATTTAATCGCGTCCTGATGGATTATGTCATGAGCCGGGGTATTCCACCCACCTTCGCCAAACGATACCTCTATGAGATTCGCTACCTCAATAAAAACCGGGCCTATTACGCTGTCGGTTTCAAGACCGATAAGGATAGCTACGCTTTACGCTCCAAGCTCTTTAAAGGCTGGTTAGGTGTCAGTGCCATCCGAACCATTCCGGTAGCAGGCTCCGACGAAATTGATTTGTTTGAAGGCTTTTTTGATTTTCTGTCTTACCTAACCATGAACCTGTTCGTACGTCCGGTTTGCACGACGATCATTCTTAATTCCACAACCAACCTCAAGCAAGCTCTGTCGGCACTGGAAGGCGCGAAACGCATCAACTGTTATTTTGACAATGACACTGCCGGACGTGCGGCCTATGGCAAATTACAGGCCGTTGGTTTCCCTGTTAAAGACCGCTCAAGTCTATACGCTAATCACAAGGATTTGAATGAGCTACTACAGCAAAAGTCTTAATAGGCTTTTGGGAGGCTTTTTAAGGGCTTCCGGCATGGTTTTGCCCGATTAGGAGCAGCTTATCATGTGCTTATACATTGCTTATGCAGCGATTATACAAAACTTATCGAGTCCAATTCACTACTTAACTTTATCCCAATGGAAGAACCAACCAAATCTAAACCCGTACGTAATTTCAAATATGAACGCGCCGAACGCTATGGGGAGCGGGTGTACTATCAAAAGATCTGTTTACACTGTAACGGTAAGTACGAAAGTATCAGGATGGATTCGGCCTTTTGTTGTCATCGATGCGCAAAGGCGGCCAGGAGGAAAAAAAATAATAAGTATAACTAAAGATAAGGATGGAAATTTCCATCCTTATCTTTAGTCTATGTTAAGGAATTTATAAACTGTTCAATAATAGAAATGGTATCTACTATTTTACTGTGGCCTTCAATACTAATTTTCAATCTACTTTCTTTGATAAAAAATTCATATACTATCTTGTCATTTGTTGTATATTTAATAGTTTCTTTTATGTCATCTTCCACCAAACTACCTTTTTTTTCTTCAACTGAATCTTCAAATTCGCTAACTAAACTCTCAAAGCTATTTTCATTATACTGAACTGGAAAATAAGCCACCTTAAGGGCCACAGGGAATATATAGTCAAAATTAAATGGTAAACTTTCTTTAGGTGCTTTTAGAGATAGTTGGCGTTTTATGAAGGCATATTTGATATAATTATTGCTTTGCTGTATTGATATTCTATAAACAAAATAGTCAGTTATAATTTCGCCTTCGCCCAGTGTGATTCGATCAATATTTTTTATGATACCTTTTCTCCTTAAGTTTAAAACATCTTTAATTTTCAAGTAAATTGCCTGAAGCTCTTCAAGTATAAATGTTTGAAATACTGAAATGACAAATATTTTTGCACTAGACGAATTACCATCAGGAGGATAATGACTTCTCTTAAATCCAGGGGCTTTTTCTACTAACATTAATGATTCATCAACTAAAGTAATATCCTTTGAAAGTAGCTTTAGATCAACGTATTCATCAGCTATAGCTTCATTTGGATTTGAAACTTCTTCGTTATATTCAAAAATTACAAATGAATTTGATGTATTTATAGTTGCATAGGGTGTCTGACTATATTTAATATTAGTTTTTGTTGCAATAAAGTCTTGAACAGATGACTTCAAATAGTCTCTAAGCGAAGTGTCTGTAAGCTGCCCATTTATCAATGCACTCCTATTCCGACCACTTAGCCCTTGAAATAAAAAATATGACCATATCCCATTTTGTAATGTGTCATCTGAGTATGATTTCTCAGTCGGGGAGCATGCATAATAAATTGCATGGTAGGGTATATCTTTTACGTACTTTTCTAGCCCTCTAGAGGATAATTCACCAATAGACTCTCTAGAAGTAAGTTTGTCTTTTAACTCTTTAGCGCATGCATCTAAAAAAATCAAGCTCTGTTTACACTTTGATTTACTTAAGGGAGCTAAAACTAGCTCATTTAATGATAGAGTTGTGTCCGTAAGATTTTGGATACTGGAATCCCAAGCCGTAAGCCTATTACCATGTCCTGCTTCATAGAAACCATGACCTGCATAATAGAAAATAAATCGATCAGTTTCAGTAAGGTTTCTAATGAGATATTGTATCTCATCATTTAGGGCTGTATTGGAAGCAAGGCTGTCAACTCTAATATGAATATTTTCTTCTTTAACACCTAGTGAACTAATTAAAACATTTTGAAAATCTTCAGCATCTTTTAGTGCGTACTTAACTGAAGTAATCTCAGAAAAACGATAGCTTTCTATCGCAATAATTATTGCGATAGTATCTTTAATAATCACCTGTCCAATATTGGTAATATCCACAGTAAAATCTTTTAATTTTGTTCAAAATTATTATTTATTATAGATTGTAAATAAATCAAATCGCTTACATCTTGGAGACGATGTATCATACTATGGCAATTTGAACAAAGTACTATAAAATCCGTCTGAGCATTCAATGAAATCTTCTCACCAATTAATTTTGAGAGAGGCTTCAAGTGGTGAGCCTCAATAAAATCTTTTCCAAGGATACCATACTTACTTTCAAAGTTAAATCCACATCCTTTACACGTGTAACCTTGAATATCTTTTACTTTTTTAACAAGTTTTGCGTTTCTTTCTATACGTTTATGTAATCTTATTTTTTGTAAATTTTCTACTCCTAAATAATTTTCTTCGTTTGATTCTTTATCATATTGAGAAATTGAAATTAATTCATTATAGAATAATGAATCATATGCTTTAATAATATGTAATATATCGTTACATAGCTCTGAATCAGTTGGAAGGTCTACTAAAGGATAATATTTTGCAATAATATTACCAGACTCATACAGCGATGCTAAATCTGAATTTATACTGTTCGTACTAGTTAAACATATTTTCTTTTCCTTAAAAACTATATTATTTAAATCTAACTGCATTCTATAATCTTCTGCCTTCAGCTCTAATACTTTCTTTGCGCCTTTTCTGTATTTTTCTTTAATTTCAGTTACACCTTGATTCAGTGATAAATAAAATCCGCTCATATCACTTTTAAAAAGAAAAACTGGATAGTATCCTGATTGAGCACTACTAGTAATAAAAGTATCAAATATGGCTATCCATGGGATTATAGTCCAGTTCCCAGCGCCAGCAGACCCTTTAATTAAATATCTATCATTATTAATAAACTTTGAAATTATATCTGGTAACGTATGTCTGATGGTTTTTGCTAGAGGGTGTCCAGTAAATCGTTGCGAATATGCTATTGTGTACTTTTTAAGCACCTCTTCAAAATAGACTATCATTATGATATATACCTAAAAGCAGTTATATAAAAAGTGATACCGCGTATCTAAAAGTTAATTAGGATACAAAAGGATACATTCTAAACTAAAAAAAGCACTCAAATCGCTGATTATGAGTGCTTTAATTT comes from Spirosoma aureum and encodes:
- a CDS encoding site-specific integrase, with the translated sequence MQKQLIRKRLTNKVTVSPRKLERTPEFSVIFIPRKLGRKSKSAPIYCRLTYAGQRTMFATGVHCTLADFDAKAVTINGQPDQTRVLQALKAQAERGFSDLRVTGRKISTSAIRDLALGKTLTFEQVPILVVAFKHFLDERSKPEVQTGDIDLDTHKQHERWAIRIAEYFVKQYGSNCELNQVKPADAKGLLIDLKQQSKHCHNYAEKIVQHTKRILNYAVEKEWISRNPFMNYRARREFKKGEFLTAEELSLIEESRLASPVLNRIRSIFLFQCYTGLAYKDVAQLRQSHILTDKETGWQYIKKEREKSGVTQIVPLTPQALAILEHYREDKDCKRTGLLLPIPSNQKTNGYLQQIAACLNISKIVRTHVARRTFSNLLKAKGMDVKNISVMLGHTNTAMTERHYLDISPAMVIKNMQRVIRVAKLKQA
- a CDS encoding CHC2 zinc finger domain-containing protein, encoding MYFDQATVNQLKETPITSYLHSLGIEPVRSSGQELIYCSPLTGERSPSFYVNPKKNRFNCFSSGEKGDVIRLVSLVEKIPFKPACERLCGFDAEQPPSFSFSGLSIAPTTPKTDESSAMTLLDERALFNRVLMDYVMSRGIPPTFAKRYLYEIRYLNKNRAYYAVGFKTDKDSYALRSKLFKGWLGVSAIRTIPVAGSDEIDLFEGFFDFLSYLTMNLFVRPVCTTIILNSTTNLKQALSALEGAKRINCYFDNDTAGRAAYGKLQAVGFPVKDRSSLYANHKDLNELLQQKS
- a CDS encoding caspase family protein is translated as MDITNIGQVIIKDTIAIIIAIESYRFSEITSVKYALKDAEDFQNVLISSLGVKEENIHIRVDSLASNTALNDEIQYLIRNLTETDRFIFYYAGHGFYEAGHGNRLTAWDSSIQNLTDTTLSLNELVLAPLSKSKCKQSLIFLDACAKELKDKLTSRESIGELSSRGLEKYVKDIPYHAIYYACSPTEKSYSDDTLQNGIWSYFLFQGLSGRNRSALINGQLTDTSLRDYLKSSVQDFIATKTNIKYSQTPYATINTSNSFVIFEYNEEVSNPNEAIADEYVDLKLLSKDITLVDESLMLVEKAPGFKRSHYPPDGNSSSAKIFVISVFQTFILEELQAIYLKIKDVLNLRRKGIIKNIDRITLGEGEIITDYFVYRISIQQSNNYIKYAFIKRQLSLKAPKESLPFNFDYIFPVALKVAYFPVQYNENSFESLVSEFEDSVEEKKGSLVEDDIKETIKYTTNDKIVYEFFIKESRLKISIEGHSKIVDTISIIEQFINSLT
- a CDS encoding MrcB family domain-containing protein, yielding MIVYFEEVLKKYTIAYSQRFTGHPLAKTIRHTLPDIISKFINNDRYLIKGSAGAGNWTIIPWIAIFDTFITSSAQSGYYPVFLFKSDMSGFYLSLNQGVTEIKEKYRKGAKKVLELKAEDYRMQLDLNNIVFKEKKICLTSTNSINSDLASLYESGNIIAKYYPLVDLPTDSELCNDILHIIKAYDSLFYNELISISQYDKESNEENYLGVENLQKIRLHKRIERNAKLVKKVKDIQGYTCKGCGFNFESKYGILGKDFIEAHHLKPLSKLIGEKISLNAQTDFIVLCSNCHSMIHRLQDVSDLIYLQSIINNNFEQN